In Croceicoccus sp. Ery15, a genomic segment contains:
- a CDS encoding aminotransferase class I/II-fold pyridoxal phosphate-dependent enzyme: protein MSEAISQPDKPAPLPEAGHNSGAAQDLFSKFDPLIKQRADLLDSGLEDPFNLVMEQVLSPVTAMCNGRETILLGTYNYMGMTFDPDVIAAGQQALADFGSGTTGSRVLNGTYVGHKECEAALCEFYGMDHAMVFSTGYQANLGIISTIAGKGDYIVLDIDSHASIWDGCAMGNAEVVPFKHNDLDAMEKRLRRIPEGAGKLVVLEGVYSMLGDIAPLKEMIAIAKKYGAMVLVDEAHSMGFIGPNGRGVAEDQGVLDDVDFVIGTFSKSVGTVGGFCVSNHPKFEIMRLVCRPYVFTASLPPSVVATAATSIRKLMDAGDKRQHLWDNSKRLHAGLKDLGFQLGTDEPQSAIIAVIMPDLERGAAMWEALLKEGLYVNLARPPATPANMTLLRCSLCAEHSEEQVGQILGMFEAAGKKTGII, encoded by the coding sequence ATGAGCGAAGCTATCAGCCAGCCGGACAAGCCCGCTCCCCTGCCCGAGGCGGGGCATAATTCGGGCGCGGCGCAGGATCTGTTCTCGAAGTTCGATCCGCTGATCAAACAGCGGGCCGATCTGCTCGATTCAGGTCTGGAAGACCCGTTCAATCTGGTGATGGAGCAAGTGCTCTCGCCCGTGACAGCCATGTGCAACGGGCGCGAGACGATCCTGCTCGGCACCTATAATTACATGGGCATGACCTTTGACCCCGACGTCATCGCGGCGGGTCAGCAGGCTCTGGCCGATTTCGGTTCGGGCACCACCGGCAGCCGCGTGCTGAACGGCACCTATGTCGGCCACAAGGAGTGCGAGGCCGCGCTATGCGAATTCTATGGCATGGATCATGCCATGGTATTCTCGACCGGATATCAGGCCAATCTGGGTATCATTTCCACCATCGCGGGCAAGGGCGACTACATCGTCCTCGACATCGACAGCCATGCTTCCATCTGGGACGGCTGCGCGATGGGCAATGCCGAGGTGGTGCCGTTCAAGCACAACGATCTGGACGCCATGGAAAAGCGCCTGCGCCGCATCCCAGAAGGTGCGGGTAAGCTGGTCGTTCTGGAAGGCGTCTATTCGATGCTAGGCGATATCGCCCCGCTGAAAGAGATGATCGCCATCGCCAAGAAATACGGCGCGATGGTGCTGGTGGACGAAGCGCATTCGATGGGCTTCATCGGACCCAACGGTCGCGGCGTGGCCGAGGATCAGGGCGTACTGGACGATGTCGACTTTGTGATCGGCACGTTTTCCAAATCGGTCGGAACCGTCGGCGGTTTCTGCGTATCGAACCACCCCAAGTTCGAGATTATGCGCCTTGTCTGCCGCCCCTATGTGTTCACCGCATCGCTTCCGCCCAGCGTGGTTGCGACGGCGGCAACGTCGATCCGCAAGCTGATGGATGCGGGCGACAAGCGCCAGCATCTTTGGGACAATTCCAAACGCCTGCATGCCGGTTTGAAGGATCTTGGCTTTCAGCTTGGTACCGACGAACCGCAAAGCGCGATCATCGCGGTGATCATGCCCGATCTGGAACGCGGGGCAGCCATGTGGGAAGCGCTGTTGAAGGAAGGGCTCTACGTCAATCTGGCGCGCCCGCCCGCAACACCTGCGAATATGACGTTGCTGCGTTGCTCCCTGTGTGCAGAACATAGCGAGGAGCAGGTAGGCCAGATTCTCGGCATGTTCGAGGCTGCGGGTAAAAAGACCGGCATTATCTGA
- a CDS encoding acyl carrier protein codes for MDREDTKTRIDSLIEPFNKKEVAITGDTTFAGDLEWDSLTVMDFVAAIEDEFDIIISMNQQAEIETYGQLIDAVTRLRG; via the coding sequence ATGGACCGCGAAGATACCAAGACCCGCATCGACAGCCTGATCGAACCCTTCAACAAGAAGGAAGTCGCCATTACCGGCGACACGACTTTTGCGGGCGACCTTGAGTGGGACAGCCTGACGGTGATGGATTTCGTCGCCGCGATCGAGGACGAGTTCGACATCATCATCAGCATGAACCAGCAGGCCGAGATCGAAACCTATGGCCAGCTGATCGACGCCGTGACCAGGCTGCGCGGGTAA
- a CDS encoding response regulator has product MAVRVLVVEDNDLNRKLFCDLLKAHGFTVEPVADGLAAIEQAIAFQPNLIIMDIQLPNISGIALIESLKLDDRLAAIPVLAVTAYAGKGDEERIRSAGAHGYLSKPVSITSFMSAVNSLVDNRAAA; this is encoded by the coding sequence GTGGCAGTACGGGTTCTGGTCGTTGAAGACAACGATCTCAACAGAAAGCTTTTTTGCGACCTTCTCAAGGCGCATGGTTTCACGGTGGAGCCCGTGGCCGATGGCCTTGCCGCCATCGAGCAGGCGATCGCGTTCCAGCCCAACCTGATCATCATGGACATCCAGCTGCCCAATATTTCGGGCATCGCACTGATCGAATCGCTGAAGCTGGACGACCGGCTCGCGGCGATTCCGGTGCTGGCGGTGACGGCCTATGCAGGCAAGGGCGATGAAGAACGGATCCGTTCGGCGGGCGCACACGGATATCTGTCCAAGCCCGTTTCGATCACCAGCTTTATGAGCGCGGTGAATTCGCTGGTGGACAATCGCGCCGCGGCCTGA
- a CDS encoding DUF3572 domain-containing protein encodes MCKSSRWRLTIPLTDSAGPDATTVALMALSWVLQDEHRAQRLLALTGLEPDHLRHALGEPAVLASILDFLANHENDLMAASHALDLSPETIVAARNTLAPPPAEM; translated from the coding sequence ATGTGTAAAAGCAGCAGGTGGCGTTTGACAATCCCGTTAACAGATTCGGCCGGACCCGACGCGACGACTGTGGCGTTGATGGCACTTTCATGGGTGTTGCAGGACGAGCACAGGGCGCAGCGTTTGCTGGCTTTGACAGGGCTGGAGCCGGATCATCTCCGCCATGCGCTGGGCGAACCCGCAGTTCTCGCCTCGATCCTCGATTTCCTCGCGAATCACGAGAATGATCTGATGGCGGCCAGTCATGCGCTCGACCTGTCACCCGAAACCATCGTCGCGGCACGCAATACGCTGGCCCCGCCGCCTGCAGAGATGTAG
- a CDS encoding HAD family hydrolase produces MSNPNRMQPLVITDCDEVLLRMVYHFRAWLRDHHEITMTVSSNFSGALRHSDGRVLEQAEVWRLLGGFFDSEMHRQDEVPGAIDAIRTLNSHAEVVVLTNLNDERREDRIHQLATFGIDLPVYTNQGPKGPALARIVEERGYDAQGRLRPVFFIDDLAVHHGSVAETVPHVTRLHFVGEPEVAPHTDCAFTAGHAHARIDNWQQALPWLLDRIKEQA; encoded by the coding sequence ATGTCGAATCCGAACAGAATGCAACCGCTCGTCATCACCGATTGCGACGAAGTCCTGCTGCGCATGGTTTATCACTTCCGCGCTTGGCTTCGTGATCATCATGAAATTACGATGACCGTCAGCAGCAATTTTAGCGGCGCCCTCAGGCACAGCGATGGTCGCGTACTGGAGCAGGCTGAGGTCTGGCGGCTCCTCGGCGGATTTTTCGACAGCGAAATGCACCGGCAAGACGAGGTTCCAGGTGCAATCGATGCGATCCGAACGCTGAATAGTCATGCTGAAGTCGTTGTGCTGACCAATCTCAATGACGAGCGCCGTGAGGACCGAATTCATCAATTGGCGACATTCGGCATCGACCTACCCGTCTATACCAATCAGGGGCCCAAGGGGCCGGCTCTCGCCCGCATTGTGGAAGAGCGCGGTTATGATGCGCAGGGCAGGCTTCGCCCGGTTTTCTTTATCGACGATCTGGCCGTGCACCACGGTTCGGTTGCCGAAACCGTGCCGCATGTAACCCGTCTGCATTTCGTGGGCGAGCCCGAGGTGGCACCCCACACCGATTGCGCCTTTACCGCGGGCCATGCCCATGCGCGCATCGATAACTGGCAGCAGGCGCTACCGTGGCTGCTGGACCGCATCAAGGAGCAAGCATGA
- a CDS encoding RidA family protein — translation MTVKSIAKRLSEMGITLPEPAAPVASYVATVEHGGLLHISGQLPFIDGEIVKGRLGESVTLDDGIAAARACGIMILAQANAALGSLERVERVVKLGGFVNSTGDFTDQPKVVNGASDLMMAVFGDIGRHARSAVGVPILPLGAAVEVDAILAIRPA, via the coding sequence ATGACCGTCAAGAGCATTGCAAAACGCCTGTCCGAAATGGGCATCACCCTGCCGGAACCGGCGGCGCCGGTGGCCAGCTATGTCGCCACGGTCGAACATGGCGGATTGCTGCATATTTCGGGTCAGCTTCCCTTTATCGACGGAGAAATCGTCAAGGGCCGGCTTGGCGAAAGCGTGACGCTGGACGACGGCATCGCGGCTGCGCGTGCCTGCGGTATCATGATCCTTGCGCAGGCGAATGCCGCACTCGGCAGCCTCGAAAGGGTGGAGCGCGTGGTCAAGCTGGGCGGATTCGTCAATTCGACCGGCGACTTTACCGACCAGCCCAAGGTGGTGAACGGCGCATCAGACCTGATGATGGCGGTTTTCGGCGATATCGGGCGTCATGCCCGCAGCGCGGTCGGTGTGCCCATCCTGCCGCTGGGCGCTGCGGTCGAGGTGGATGCGATCCTCGCCATACGGCCCGCCTGA
- a CDS encoding glycerophosphodiester phosphodiesterase family protein — translation MGAGAPVSNRPDWLTGWSYAHRGLHGAMGALENSLPAFRAAIAAGHGIECDVQQSRDGRAMVFHDWTLDRLTGETGALRDRDADDLQHIGLLRSSGTIPTLDILLRLVAGRVPLLVELKSRRDVDWRPLVRATQRALAPYRGPAAMMSFDPRIVQYLLRHRTRFPVGMVIGRREWRHSGGTGGFATWRGLAIRRIDPDFIACDIADLPDPDITRLRAQGLPVLSWTIRNPKLAARAAIHVDAPIAEGDGLI, via the coding sequence ATGGGGGCAGGCGCTCCCGTCTCGAACCGTCCCGACTGGCTGACCGGCTGGTCCTATGCCCATCGCGGTCTGCATGGCGCGATGGGCGCGCTCGAAAATTCGCTGCCCGCCTTTCGGGCGGCGATCGCGGCGGGCCATGGCATCGAATGCGATGTGCAGCAAAGCCGTGACGGGCGGGCAATGGTGTTCCATGACTGGACGCTGGACCGGTTGACTGGCGAGACCGGTGCGCTGCGCGACCGCGATGCGGATGATTTGCAGCACATCGGGCTGCTCCGGTCGAGCGGGACGATTCCCACGCTCGATATACTGCTGCGGCTGGTGGCGGGGCGGGTGCCGCTATTGGTCGAGCTGAAATCGCGCCGCGATGTCGACTGGCGGCCGCTGGTTCGGGCTACGCAGCGGGCCCTGGCGCCCTATCGCGGGCCTGCCGCGATGATGAGCTTCGACCCGCGGATCGTGCAGTATCTGCTCCGTCACCGCACGCGGTTCCCCGTCGGCATGGTGATCGGACGCAGGGAATGGCGGCACAGCGGCGGCACCGGCGGTTTTGCGACATGGCGGGGGCTTGCGATCCGGCGGATCGATCCCGATTTCATCGCTTGTGACATTGCCGACCTGCCCGATCCTGACATCACCCGCCTCCGCGCGCAGGGCCTGCCCGTGCTGAGCTGGACGATCCGCAATCCAAAGCTGGCCGCGCGCGCCGCGATCCATGTCGACGCCCCGATTGCCGAGGGTGACGGCCTGATATGA
- a CDS encoding GNAT family N-acetyltransferase, producing the protein MSGGELAIRLAGSVGAIAPQDWDALDPSGNPFISHRFLSIMEESGSVGPGTGWAPAPLVLGDGIAPPRAALPAYLKSHSQGEYVFDHGWADAWERAGGGYYPKLQISAPFTPATGPRVLGLEEDDARIMLRGAEALVVNEDLSSAHATFIAPEQLHLFQDAGWLIRQDIQFHWTNHDFADFDEFLATLASRKRKAIRKERTRAVEGLRIEHLTGDALRPKHWDAFWLFYQDTGARKWGHPYLTREAFDLFGTQMKNDVVLILAYEDDMPVAGALNFAGPDALYGRYWGTLVDRPFLHFELCYYQAIDAAIARGLKRVEAGAQGSHKLARGYEPVATFSAHYIPHEGFRQAVADYLRQERAGISAQQNALQSFTPFRRG; encoded by the coding sequence ATGAGCGGAGGAGAGCTGGCCATTCGCCTTGCCGGTTCGGTCGGCGCGATCGCGCCGCAGGACTGGGACGCGCTGGACCCGAGCGGCAACCCTTTTATCAGCCACCGCTTCCTTTCGATCATGGAAGAGTCGGGCAGCGTCGGCCCCGGTACCGGATGGGCGCCCGCTCCGCTGGTGCTGGGCGATGGGATCGCGCCGCCGCGCGCCGCGCTGCCCGCCTATCTCAAATCGCATAGCCAGGGCGAATATGTGTTCGACCACGGCTGGGCCGACGCGTGGGAGCGGGCAGGGGGCGGCTATTACCCCAAGCTGCAGATTTCGGCTCCGTTCACGCCCGCCACCGGCCCGCGCGTTCTGGGGCTGGAGGAGGACGATGCCCGCATCATGCTGCGCGGCGCCGAAGCGCTGGTGGTGAACGAGGATTTGTCCTCTGCCCATGCAACCTTCATCGCGCCCGAACAGCTCCATTTGTTTCAGGATGCAGGCTGGCTGATCCGGCAGGATATCCAGTTCCACTGGACCAATCACGATTTCGCGGATTTCGACGAATTTCTCGCCACGCTTGCCTCGCGCAAGAGAAAGGCGATCCGCAAGGAACGCACCCGCGCGGTTGAGGGATTGCGGATCGAACATCTGACGGGCGATGCGCTGAGGCCCAAACACTGGGATGCATTCTGGCTGTTCTATCAGGACACTGGCGCACGCAAATGGGGCCACCCCTATCTGACGCGGGAGGCTTTCGACCTGTTTGGAACGCAGATGAAGAACGATGTGGTCCTGATCCTTGCCTATGAAGATGACATGCCCGTCGCGGGAGCGCTGAATTTTGCGGGGCCCGACGCTTTATACGGCCGCTATTGGGGCACGCTTGTCGACAGGCCATTCCTGCACTTCGAATTGTGTTATTATCAGGCCATCGACGCCGCCATCGCCCGCGGGTTGAAGCGGGTGGAGGCAGGCGCGCAAGGGTCGCACAAGCTGGCGCGCGGATACGAGCCGGTCGCGACTTTTTCGGCGCATTACATCCCGCACGAGGGCTTTCGCCAGGCGGTTGCCGATTATCTGCGACAAGAACGTGCCGGCATCAGCGCGCAGCAGAATGCGCTTCAATCGTTCACCCCGTTCCGTCGGGGCTGA
- the dksA gene encoding RNA polymerase-binding protein DksA yields the protein MATSMSLASGSEIDDLAAARKALAGEYLPSADEPYMNAQQQEFFRRLLTEWKQSILDVSAGTLQNLQEGPIREPDLNDRASSETDWGIELRTRDRQRKLIAKIDSALRRIDEGEYGYCEVTGEPIGLGRLIARPIATMTVEAQEAHERREKISRDD from the coding sequence ATGGCAACGAGCATGAGCCTGGCGAGCGGTAGCGAGATCGACGATCTGGCAGCGGCCCGGAAAGCGCTTGCGGGCGAATATCTGCCCAGCGCAGACGAACCTTATATGAATGCACAGCAGCAGGAATTTTTTCGCCGTCTGCTGACCGAATGGAAACAGTCGATCTTGGATGTATCGGCCGGCACGCTGCAGAATCTGCAGGAAGGGCCGATTCGCGAGCCCGATCTGAACGATCGCGCGTCGAGCGAGACCGACTGGGGCATCGAACTGCGGACTCGCGACCGGCAGCGCAAGCTGATCGCCAAGATCGATTCCGCCCTGCGCCGGATCGACGAGGGCGAGTACGGCTATTGCGAAGTTACGGGGGAGCCGATTGGTCTTGGCCGATTGATCGCCCGGCCGATTGCGACCATGACTGTCGAAGCGCAGGAAGCGCACGAGCGCCGCGAAAAAATCTCGCGCGACGACTGA
- a CDS encoding PilZ domain-containing protein: MIDRQDNRRHGRDSLFLMAELRLERDGPPYEVKLRNISDSGVMAEGSMRVSRGTRIFLDLRNIGIVSGHVAWAAGDRCGIAFDESIRSSLVQFPVGDIDLPETDEPESEVQQHSDRNGEG, translated from the coding sequence ATGATCGACCGCCAGGACAACCGCAGGCACGGCCGCGACTCGCTCTTCCTTATGGCGGAGCTCAGGCTTGAACGCGACGGACCTCCATACGAAGTAAAGCTCCGTAATATTTCAGATTCCGGTGTCATGGCGGAAGGGTCGATGCGCGTTTCGCGAGGGACCAGAATCTTTCTCGACCTGCGTAATATCGGCATCGTGTCGGGCCATGTCGCATGGGCGGCGGGCGATCGTTGCGGCATTGCATTTGACGAATCGATTCGTTCGTCGTTGGTGCAATTTCCGGTGGGCGACATCGATCTGCCCGAAACGGACGAGCCCGAGAGCGAGGTCCAGCAGCATTCGGACCGAAACGGCGAAGGCTGA
- a CDS encoding ABC transporter substrate-binding protein encodes MGVSGCGRDGEAPVDVVLVGDRAAALSTDGSGDAAGAALAAATREGLVDFDAEGRITPGLAESWIVTDDGLSYIFRLREMRDADGAPINARIIRRMLLAAMEQQAKTALGLDLRAVEAVYARTGRVIEIRLKTPFPEFLNLLAGPELSMQIGRRNPHVLVLDTDSSGEPFLLAPAGLEPADNPYAAVEPLEMRILPPREAVEFFQSGRASVLLNGNVDGLPFVRMGGLLRGTIRLDPVSGLFGLVVTRRDSGFLSDADNREAIAMAIDRDALIAPFNIGGWVPTTRLVPAGLPDSASAPQERWQGMSVAERQEVARRRVSGWTAPGEQIPGLTIALPPGRGGDLLFARLRNDFAAIGLTLIRAANPAKADLRMVDEVAHVRMARWYLNRFHCGVSGAACSAEGDILVEQALAEPDPTVRTALMAQAEALIVAENGFIPFGTPIRFSLVRGSVEGFAVNGLGVHPLSQLALNPT; translated from the coding sequence ATGGGCGTTTCCGGCTGTGGCCGTGATGGCGAGGCTCCTGTCGACGTGGTGCTGGTGGGAGACCGCGCCGCCGCCCTGTCGACCGACGGCAGCGGTGATGCGGCAGGGGCAGCGCTGGCGGCCGCCACGCGCGAGGGGCTGGTCGATTTCGATGCGGAAGGGCGCATCACCCCCGGCCTTGCCGAAAGCTGGATCGTCACCGACGACGGATTAAGCTATATATTCCGCCTGCGTGAAATGCGTGATGCCGACGGGGCGCCGATCAATGCCCGCATCATTCGGCGTATGCTGCTGGCCGCGATGGAGCAACAGGCGAAAACAGCGCTGGGCCTCGATTTGCGGGCGGTAGAGGCTGTCTACGCGCGTACCGGTCGTGTGATCGAGATCCGGTTGAAAACGCCTTTTCCCGAATTTCTGAACCTGCTGGCGGGACCGGAACTGTCGATGCAGATCGGACGGCGCAATCCGCATGTCCTTGTGCTCGACACCGACAGCAGCGGGGAACCTTTCCTGCTGGCGCCTGCGGGTCTGGAGCCTGCCGATAATCCCTATGCTGCGGTAGAGCCGCTGGAAATGCGTATCCTGCCGCCGCGCGAGGCAGTCGAATTCTTCCAGTCGGGGCGTGCCTCGGTGCTGCTTAATGGCAATGTCGATGGTTTGCCCTTTGTCCGCATGGGCGGATTGCTACGGGGAACCATCCGCCTCGATCCGGTATCGGGCCTGTTCGGGCTGGTCGTTACGCGGCGCGACAGCGGGTTCCTCAGCGATGCCGACAATCGCGAGGCGATTGCTATGGCGATCGACCGCGATGCGTTGATCGCGCCGTTCAACATCGGCGGCTGGGTGCCGACCACACGGCTTGTGCCTGCCGGTCTGCCGGATAGCGCCAGTGCGCCGCAGGAAAGATGGCAGGGCATGTCGGTTGCAGAGAGGCAAGAGGTTGCCCGCCGACGCGTATCGGGCTGGACCGCGCCGGGCGAGCAGATCCCCGGCCTTACCATCGCGTTGCCACCGGGGCGGGGCGGGGACTTGCTGTTCGCCCGCCTGCGCAATGATTTCGCTGCCATCGGACTGACCCTGATTCGCGCAGCCAATCCGGCCAAGGCAGACTTGCGCATGGTGGACGAAGTAGCCCATGTTCGCATGGCCCGCTGGTATCTCAACCGGTTCCATTGCGGCGTTTCGGGCGCGGCCTGCAGCGCTGAGGGCGACATCTTGGTCGAACAGGCGCTGGCCGAACCGGACCCGACTGTCCGCACGGCGCTCATGGCACAGGCTGAGGCGCTCATCGTGGCCGAAAACGGTTTCATCCCCTTTGGCACACCGATCCGTTTTTCGCTGGTGCGCGGTTCGGTCGAGGGGTTCGCCGTGAACGGGCTGGGTGTCCATCCCTTGTCGCAGCTGGCGCTGAACCCCACCTAG
- a CDS encoding DUF4112 domain-containing protein: protein MFEAQSIGMGNDPASVRQRVEMLERMLERSFRIPGINYPVGLDAIAGLIPVVGDLITAAMGAYIVWEARNLGMPKWKIWHMGANVAFDTAVGAVPLVGDAFDLLFRSNTKNLKIIRKHLDKHHPETRIIEQ from the coding sequence ATGTTCGAGGCGCAATCGATCGGCATGGGTAATGACCCGGCCTCCGTCCGCCAGCGTGTCGAGATGCTGGAGCGCATGTTGGAACGCAGCTTTCGCATTCCCGGCATCAACTATCCGGTCGGGCTGGACGCGATCGCGGGCCTGATCCCCGTAGTCGGCGATCTGATTACTGCGGCGATGGGTGCCTATATCGTTTGGGAAGCCCGCAATCTGGGGATGCCCAAGTGGAAAATCTGGCACATGGGCGCCAATGTCGCCTTTGACACGGCAGTCGGTGCAGTGCCGCTGGTCGGCGATGCTTTCGATCTGTTGTTCCGGTCGAACACCAAGAACCTGAAGATCATCCGCAAGCACCTGGATAAACATCACCCAGAGACGCGGATCATCGAACAGTAA
- a CDS encoding DUF1674 domain-containing protein, whose protein sequence is MTKRATQRPAEFKKPAHWTDNPAPKPGEGSRHEDAERPDPTRYGDWEKNGIAIDF, encoded by the coding sequence ATGACGAAACGTGCCACACAGCGGCCTGCCGAATTCAAGAAGCCTGCCCATTGGACCGACAATCCCGCGCCCAAACCGGGCGAAGGTTCGCGCCACGAGGATGCAGAGCGGCCCGATCCCACGCGCTATGGCGATTGGGAGAAAAACGGCATTGCCATCGACTTTTAG
- a CDS encoding RsmB/NOP family class I SAM-dependent RNA methyltransferase: MPDTAGLPARRAALQVLDAVLRRGETMDIALPRAASRLRPADAALARAIAGETLRWLPDLDALIDSATRQILADDAKVRTVLRLMLAQALRLDTPPHAVVSTGLELLAGGPRRLAHGVFSTLTKREARLPELPSLPDPVADRWDLQWPDRIDAIRQGLVDLPPLDIMLRDPTGEAEWAERLGAVSLGCGRLRLPRGRAVGELDGFDDGAWWVQDFAATLPAGLLGKGDGRRVLDLCAAPGGKSLQLAAAGWDVTALDISKRRLERLRENLSRTGLGARIVTADALKWQPDGTFDAILLDAPCSATGTCRRHPDVLHRFLPSRLDELTALQQALAERAVDWLKPGGTLVYAVCSLEREEGEDRAIALAADTRLQSDPLRPDELPENLAPTSQGWLRTDPGLMAGAGGMDGFFAARFTRL; this comes from the coding sequence TTGCCCGATACCGCCGGATTGCCTGCCCGCAGGGCTGCCCTTCAAGTTCTCGACGCCGTTTTGCGGCGGGGCGAGACGATGGATATCGCGCTGCCACGCGCCGCTTCGCGCCTGCGCCCTGCCGATGCCGCGCTGGCCCGCGCGATCGCGGGCGAAACTCTGCGGTGGTTGCCGGATCTCGATGCGCTGATCGACAGTGCCACACGGCAGATACTGGCCGACGATGCCAAGGTTCGCACGGTCCTTCGGCTGATGCTGGCACAAGCATTGCGGCTGGATACGCCGCCGCATGCGGTGGTCTCGACGGGGCTGGAATTGCTGGCGGGAGGACCGCGCAGGCTGGCGCACGGCGTGTTTTCGACACTGACGAAGCGAGAGGCGCGTTTGCCCGAGTTGCCCTCGTTGCCCGATCCCGTTGCCGACAGGTGGGATTTGCAATGGCCCGACAGGATCGATGCGATCCGGCAGGGCCTCGTCGATTTGCCGCCGCTTGACATCATGCTTCGCGACCCGACGGGTGAAGCCGAATGGGCAGAGCGTCTGGGCGCGGTATCGCTGGGTTGCGGTCGGCTGCGCCTGCCGCGCGGCCGGGCTGTGGGCGAACTGGACGGTTTCGACGATGGCGCATGGTGGGTGCAGGATTTCGCCGCCACATTGCCTGCCGGCTTATTGGGTAAGGGCGATGGGCGGCGCGTCCTCGACCTGTGCGCCGCGCCTGGCGGCAAGAGCCTGCAACTTGCCGCTGCCGGTTGGGATGTGACCGCGCTCGACATTTCGAAACGCCGGCTGGAGAGGCTGCGCGAAAACCTCTCGCGGACCGGTTTGGGTGCACGAATTGTCACTGCCGATGCACTTAAATGGCAACCCGACGGCACGTTCGATGCCATCTTGCTGGACGCTCCGTGCAGTGCGACCGGCACTTGCCGTCGCCATCCCGATGTGTTGCATCGTTTTCTGCCATCGCGGCTGGACGAACTGACCGCGCTGCAACAGGCTCTTGCCGAACGGGCGGTGGACTGGCTGAAACCCGGCGGTACGCTGGTCTATGCGGTCTGCTCGCTGGAGCGAGAGGAAGGCGAGGATCGCGCCATCGCGCTGGCCGCTGACACTCGTTTGCAATCCGATCCGCTGCGGCCAGATGAATTGCCCGAAAACCTCGCACCCACGTCACAGGGCTGGCTCCGCACCGATCCCGGCCTGATGGCGGGGGCCGGCGGGATGGACGGGTTCTTCGCCGCGCGTTTCACGCGGCTATAG
- the msrA gene encoding peptide-methionine (S)-S-oxide reductase MsrA, protein MSEEQAIVAGGCFWCTEAVFRDVIGVTAVESGYIGGNVENPTYKQVCTGETGHAEAVRLTFDTDVIGLADILDVFMGTHDPTQLNRQGNDVGTQYRSAIFPLNEAQKTAAEAAIRRAQDERDLPVVTTIEEPTEFYVAEDYHQEYWEGDGQRNPYCLAVIPPKLAKLRKSFANRSKTPTD, encoded by the coding sequence ATGAGCGAAGAACAGGCAATCGTGGCCGGCGGCTGCTTCTGGTGCACCGAGGCGGTGTTCCGGGACGTGATCGGCGTAACCGCGGTTGAAAGCGGATATATCGGCGGAAATGTCGAAAATCCGACCTATAAGCAGGTTTGCACGGGCGAGACCGGCCATGCAGAGGCTGTGCGCCTGACATTTGACACCGATGTGATCGGACTGGCCGATATCCTCGACGTTTTCATGGGCACACATGATCCGACGCAGCTGAACCGGCAGGGCAATGATGTCGGCACCCAGTATCGTTCGGCCATCTTTCCGCTGAACGAAGCGCAGAAGACCGCTGCCGAGGCTGCGATCCGCCGCGCGCAGGACGAACGCGACCTGCCCGTCGTGACCACGATCGAGGAACCGACCGAATTCTACGTGGCCGAGGATTACCATCAGGAATATTGGGAAGGCGACGGACAGCGCAATCCCTATTGCCTTGCGGTCATTCCGCCCAAGCTGGCCAAATTGCGCAAGAGTTTTGCCAACAGGTCGAAAACGCCGACCGATTAG